One region of Sebastes fasciatus isolate fSebFas1 chromosome 1, fSebFas1.pri, whole genome shotgun sequence genomic DNA includes:
- the wnk2 gene encoding serine/threonine-protein kinase WNK2 isoform X8: MDSSSDPPLGSTFSSAPDLDSDINANARRLVYQNGTDHNVNIQKGASDPSASTDYRALVRQRFIRRSLWMSDSEEQHQHQQQQQAVESVSISQVPRIDLRSIRTRVLQVTPHLSLQETPSTEEEKRSHQVGLKDSEHTESESEEKKKKGEDSKSRVEEPKVEVEVEVATSDVTGKAGSDENEEEPGMKAVSTSPGGRFLKFDIELGRGSFKTVYKGLDTETWVEVAWCELQERKLSKAERQRFKEEAEMLKALQHPNIVRFYDFWESPVKGKKCIVLVTELMTSGTLKTYLKRFKVMKPKVLRSWCRQILKGLHFLHTRTPPIIHRDLKCDNIFITGPTGSVKIGDLGLATLKRASFAKSVIGTPEFMAPEMYEEHYDEAVDVYAFGMCMLEMATSEYPYSECQNAAQIYRKVTSGVKPASYSKVSDPEIKEIIGECICNKWEERYSIKDLLNHAFFAEDTGVRVELNEDDDGKKSSIALKLWVEDAKKLKGKYKDTGAIEFSFDLVNEVPEVVAQEMVESGFFLDCDVKVVGKSIRDRVALIKWRRERTVSSANGEAAVKKPQQNLLQVPGAVVPQAPTLATTDYDDQEVEPQTLICTVPAATSTTSDSGVSTAMQLDNLNNQQDGLYQSLPEPISTAQMIYSPPAQADPQLHLGPYQQPTAQASHENYTLTSTQLHQGAYQQTTGQLHPGAYHQPAAQLHQGPCQSQTVQMIAPQGNLGDIHLWTPVHPVLPAVQTPHWGSRVDAETSAAGRDLTVAPTVPTPASISATAQVETQAPAQTPAQNQPPLPISAQAPVMPQTPASTLVNAPISVPMQVSTSVQTIAPVQAPGSASGLTFESPKGSSTSSDTSSAIGKPRLSVPGLGSAPIPGTLPDPAPVAAPVLQPAGIQTAVSLSECASLATPQQNFELTSASSTLQQEPCVEDVLQDKPVSLPSYFYDSVNSDVASGKETSDGYDSLASGGKGDGKPRKHHRKSARTRSRQEKTSKPKLSMLNVSNTGDKMVECQLETHNHKMVTFKFDLDGDAPEEIATYMVENGFILLLEKEIFIDQLKDIVDKAEDMLNEDLEGERASALSCSPEQSQLSEGLVGESQQPGGPQPVYQQNVLHTGKRWFIICPVEETPTSSQETPSDGTATVSPGSSANTQPADSGTARPSVSREEGSSSTMSGGSGGFTYDLYGFCSPPIMSNIDPLFLATLSPPVSAPPTLQSVTSVEPVGSSVQPSVHQAQPARAQTLPPSSPHTSFPVDESQGSPLGSVSPIQAAQQMPDMTCPVSMADEVPCCPLVMPLSLDVSGLQAGSPLTPLPLQEPGSAKEPLSVSYASAVRSERPQQPVVMHQPFSSVGGTKVSSVPQSPAPSQHGAGPGESDGEGRLGRGGFVDSTIKTLDEKLRNLLYQEYAPMYPSGSVAETPGSGTEYIQSPPGPDSAAGGSGNSTPGLMGEGRYRAGEQLPQIPERMDSLSTLSDSAVCASLSRRHVPHSASCSGTRGRFKIMSVPPEVANRRDVKQRSWSSAASPAHPIGYSEDHGQAEAMSASTTIGRFSVVSTEDDITQRTRCSRYSAPPDFYLDTPPSMAKRASLPHALTSNSVSVDVTVHARFLSSDSGAESSPAKLAPATPSQHTRSERRGSDLMKRAVAFLRRSGRSSSVQSSDSPNRHGGMHGSAYASSDNDSEMEDSDMKRELQRLREKHLREISELQAHQRGEVELLYRRLGKAPPTGLGLSHVAPHAGRRKRSSKHRLKPGKLLSPLVQQFRNVTTKTSDSSRSSAAAGAGEPTVSLNGSPAKGSLPTHGRARSCTSHLPSSTTEPVQTQQPCSLKGSFSSDNIYAGLHGDGTGTQAPPGQGWSNHPQTSERVTYKSSSKPRARFLSGPVSLSIWSTLKRLCLGKERGNRSGAGPGPFNQSQQPPTGATPPSHQPVMGLAQAQANNSNNKTGTYTGSSMSANENNLPEDLQRLMEDWAQEVLIVTHRPRTNSLSISGQQLWNQVVPRTRGQLASASDVSWTASGPEACSLPVSWPDSPGSTVMTGPSTGPGYQLHSPAAFRALSSSLSVSQWPGLLFPLPSGVFAFPAVPSAQDAHSPIPAPSYQPPDPKARTL; the protein is encoded by the exons ATGGATTCAAGCTCAGATCCGCCACTTGGATCCACATTTTCCTCAGCACCTGATTTAGATTCGGACATTAATGCAAATGCACGTCGGCTTGTATACCAGAATGGGACGGATCATAATGTTAACATCCAGAAAGGAGCCAGTGACCCCAGCGCGTCCACAGACTACAGGGCGCTGGTCCGACAGAGGTTCATCCGGAGGAGTTTGTGGATGTCTGACTCTGAagagcagcatcagcatcagcagcagcagcaggcagtggAGTCTGTCAGCATCAGCCAGGTGCCTCGCATTGACCTGCGGAGCATCCGGACGCGGGTTCTGCAGGTAACCCCTCACCTGAGCCTCCAGGAGACCCCCAGcactgaggaggagaagaggagccACCAGGTGGGACTGAAGGACAGCGAGCACACAGAGAGCGAGagtgaggagaagaagaagaagggagaaGACAGCAAGAGTCGAGTCGAGGAGCCAAAGGTAGAGGTGGAGGTTGAGGTTGCAACCTCGGATGTCACAGGTAAAGCAGGAAGTGATGAGAACGAAGAGGAGCCCGGGATGAAGGCCGTGTCCACTTCACCTGGGGGGCGATTCCTCAAGTTTGACATTGAGCTGGGCCGAGGGTCCTTCAAGACTGTCTATAAAGGTCTGGACACCGAGACCTGGGTTGAAGTGGCGTGGTGTGAACTCCAG GAACGGAAATTGTCCAAAGCTGAGAGACAGAGGTTCAAAGAGGAGGCAGAGATGTTAAAGGCTCTCCAGCATCCCAACATCGTTCGATTTTACGACTTCTGGGAATCACCGGTCAAAGGGAAGAAGTGCATCGTTCTGGTGACGGAGCTGATGACCTCAGGGACACTAAAAAC GTATCTGAAGCGTTTTAAGGTGATGAAGCCTAAAGTTCTTAGGAGCTGGTGCAGGCAGATTCTCAAAGGCCTCCACTTCCTGCACACAAGGACTCCTCCAATCATCCACAGAGATCTCAAGTGTGACAACATCTTCATCACTGGTCCCACAGGCTCTGTCAAAATAGGAGACCTGGGCCTGGCAACACTGAAGAGGGCCTCCTTTGCGAAAAGTGTTATTG GCACTCCAGAGTTCATGGCCCCAGAGATGTATGAGGAGCACTATGACGAGGCTGTGGATGTCTACGCCTTTGGGATGTGTATGCTGGAGATGGCCACCTCAGAATATCCTTACTCTGAGTGTCAAAACGCTGCTCAGATCTACCGCAAAGTCACCAGT GGGGTGAAACCTGCCAGCTACAGCAAAGTCAGTGACCCAGAAATTAAGGAAATAATCGGGGAATGTATCTGCAACAAATGGGAGGAAAG GTACTCCATCAAGGACCTCCTGAATCACGCCTTCTTTGCAGAGGATACAGGCGTGAGGGTGGAGCTCAATGAAGACGATGATGGGAAGAAGTCATCCATTGCTCTGAAGCTGTGGGTTGAGGATGCTAAAAAGCTGAAGGGGAAGTACAAGGACACCGGTGCCATTGAGTTTTCCTTTGACTTGGTGAACGAGGTCCCAGAGGTTGTTGCCCAAGAAATG GTGGAATCAGGTTTTTTCCTGGACTGTGATGTGAAGGTAGTTGGGAAGTCCATCCGGGACCGCGTGGCTCTCATCAAATGGAGGAGGGAGCGGACTGTCTCGTCGGCAAATGGCGAGGCAGCCGTGAAGAAGCCGCAGCAGAACCTACTGCAGGTGCCCGGTGCCGTTGTACCACAGGCACCCACATTAGCTACGACAGATTACGACGACCAAGAGGTGGAGCCGCAGACCTTGATCTGCACCGTGCCAGCTGCAACGTCTACCACAT CTGACAGCGGAGTGAGCACTGCCATGCAATTAGATAATCTAAACAATCAGCAAGATGGCCTTTACCAGTCGCTTCCAGAACCCATTTCCACAGCTCAGATGATCTACAGTCCTCCTGCACAGGCTGACCCTCAGCTGCACCTCGGGCCCTACCAGCAACCCACAGCACAGGCCTCTCATGAAAACTACACACTAACATCCACTCAACTACACCAGGGAGCCTACCAGCAAACCACAGGTCAGCTGCATCCTGGGGCCTATCATCAACCCGCAGCACAACTGCACCAGGGGCCTTGTCAGTCTCAAACA GTACAGATGATTGCACCACAGGGTAATTTAGGAGACATTCACCTGTGGACTCCGGTCCATCCTGTCTTGCCTGCTGTTCAGACTCCTCACTGGGGAAGCAGAGTAGACGCCGAAACGTCTGCAGCTGGCCGAGACTTGACTGTAGCTCCTACAGTCCCAACCCCAGCCTCAATCTCGGCTACAGCCCAAGTTGAAACTCAAGCCCCAGCACAAACTCCAGCACAAAACCAACCACCGCTCCCAATATCAGCTCAAGCTCCAGTCATGCCTCAAACTCCAGCCTCGACCCTTGTTAATGCCCCAATTTCAGTCCCAATGCAAGTTTCAACATCAGTGCAAACCATAGCCCCGGTTCAAGCACCAGGCTCTGCATCGGGTCTCACTTTTGAATCACCAAAAGGCTCATCTACAAGCTCAGATACATCTTCTGCAATTGGTAAACCCAGACTCTCAGTCCCAGGTTTAGGCTCTGCCCCGATCCCTGGCACGCTGCCAGACCCAGCTCCTGTCGCAGCTCCAGTTCTGCAGCCTGCTGGCATCCAGACAGCAGTCTCACTGTCTGAGTGTGCCAGCCTGGCCACACCTCAGCAAAACTTCGAGTTGACGTCTGCATCTAGCACCCTTCAACAAGAGCCCTGTGTAGAG GATGTGCTTCAGGACAAACCCGTATCTTTACCCAGTTATTTCTATGACAG CGTCAACTCTGACGTGGCATCAGGTAAGGAAACAAGTGACGGCTATGACAGCTTGGCTAGTGGAGGGAAGGGCGACGGAAAACCCAGGAAACACCACCGCAAGTCTGCCCGCACACGCTCCCGTCAGGAAAAGACCAGCAAACCCAAACTGAGCATGCTCAAT GTTTCCAACACTGGGGATAAAATGGTCGAATGTCAGCTGGAGACTCACAACCACAAAATGGTGACATTTAAATTTGATCTGGATGGAGATGCGCCGGAGGAAATTGCCACTTACATG GTAGAGAACGGGTTCATCCTACTTTTAGAGAAGGAGATCTTCATTGACCAGCTAAAGGACATTGTGGATAAAGCTGAAGACATGCTGAATGAAGACTTGGAGGGTGAAAGGGCCTCCGCTTTGAGTTGTAGTCCTGAACAAAGCCAGCTTTCGGAGGGGCTGGTCGGAGAG AGTCAGCAGCCTGGAGGACCTCAGCCTGTCTATCAGCAGAATG TTCTTCATACAGGAAAGAGATGGTTCATAATCTGCCCCGTAGAGGAGACGCCCACATCCAGCCAGGAAACCCCGTCTGATGGTACAGCTACAGTGTCTCCCGGGAGTTCAGCCAACACCCAGCCTGCTGACAGTGGCACTGCAAGGCCGTCTGTATCCAGAG AAGAGGGGTCGTCCTCCACAATGTCTGGTGGAAGTGGAGGCTTCACCTACGATTTGTATGGATTCTGTAGCCCTCCGATAATGTCCAACATAGACCCTCTCTTCTTAGCTACTCTGTCTCCCCCTGTGTCTGCTCCCCCGACCCTTCAGTCAGTGACCTCGGTGGAGCCTGTGGGCAGCTCGGTGCAGCCCAGTGTTCATCAGGCCCAGCCAGCCAGAGCTCAAACTTTGCCCCCGTCATCCCCACATACGTCTTTCCCAGTGGATGAGTCACAGGGATCCCCTTTGGGCTCCGTCTCCCCGATCCAAGCAGCTCAGCAGATGCCCGACATGACATGTCCTGTTTCTATGGCTGACGAGGTGCCGTGCTGCCCTCTGGTCATGCCCCTGTCTCTGGATGTGAGCGGTTTACAGGCCGggtctcctctcactcctcttcCACTCCAGGAGCCAGGTTCAGCCAAAGAGCCGCTGTCTGTCTCCTACGCGTCTGCAGTGCGCAGCGAGCGCCCACAGCAGCCCGTGGTGATGCACCAGCCGTTTTCCAGCGTGGGGGGGACCAAAGTGTCCTCAGTACCCCAGAGCCCAGCGCCATCCCAGCACGGCGCAGGGCCCGGGGAGTCAGACGGTGAAGGACGGCTGGGCCGCGGGGGCTTTGTGGACAGCACCATAAAAACACTGGATGAGAAGCTAAGGAACTTGCTCTACCAGGAATATGCTCCCATGTATCCATCAGGCAGCGTTGCAGAGACACCAGGCTCCGGCACCGAGTACATCCAGTCTCCTCCTGGTCCAGACAGCGCCGCAGGAGGGTCAGGAAACAGCACGCCAGGGCTGATGGGGGAGGGACGCTACAGGGCAGGAGAACAGCTG CCTCAAATTCCAGAGCGAATGGATAGTTTGAGCACGCTGAGTGACTCAGCCGTGTGTG CTTCCCTGTCAAGAAGACACGTTCCTCACTCTGCTTCCTGCTCTGGAACAAGAGGCCGATTTAAG ATAATGTCTGTTCCTCCTGAAGTGGCCAATAGACGAGATGTGAAGCAGAGGAGCTGGAGCAGCGCTGCCTCACCGGCGCACCCTATAGGATACAGCGAGGACCACGGCCAGGCTGAGGCCATGTCCGCATCTACCACGATTGGCCGTTTCTCTGTGGTTAGCACTGAAGATGACATTACGCAGAGGACGCGCTGCAGCCGCTACTCTGCCCCGCCTGATTTCTACCTGGACACACCTCCGTCCATGGCCAAGCGGGCCTCCCTGCCTCACGCCCTGACCTCGAACTCTGTCTCTGTGGATGTCACGGTCCATGCTCGTTTCCTCTCCTCAGACTCGGGGGCTGAGAGCAGCCCTGCAAAGCTGGCTCCTGCCACGCCGTCTCAACATACTCGCTCTGAGCGCAGAGGAAGTGACCTCATGAAGAGGGCAGTGGCCTTCCTCCGTCGTTCAGGGCGAAGCAGCAGCGTGCAGAGCTCTGACTCGCCGAATAGGCACGGAGGCATGCATGGCTCGGCCTATGCCAGCAGTGATAATGACTCAGAGATGGAGGACTCGGACATGAAGAGGGAACTACAGAGGCTCAGGGAGAA ACATCTGAGGGAGATCTCTGAGCTGCAGGCCCACCAGCGGGGGGAAGTGGAGCTGCTGTATCGCCGGCTTGGCAAAGCCCCTCCTACTGGCCTTGGTCTCTCACACGTTGCACCACACGCCGGTCGTAGGAAGCGGTCCAGCAAGCACAGACTGAAACCTGGCAAACTTCTCAGCCCTCTGGTCCAACAATTTAGAAATGTCACAACCAAAACTAGTGACTCCAGCAGATCCA gtgctgCTGCAGGTGCAGGTGAGCCCACAGTCAGTTTAAATGGCTCTCCAGCCAAAGGGTCTTTACCCACTCACGGCAGGGCACGGTCATGCACCAGCCACCTTCCCAGCTCAACCACAGAGCCCGTACAGACTCAGCAGCCCTGTTCCCTCAAGGGATCGTTTTCTTCTGATAATATTTACGCGGGACTACACGGAGACGGCACCGGCACTCAAGCTCCACCCGGACAAG GCTGGTCTAATCACCCTCAAACATCTGAGAGAGTGACCTATAAATCGAGTAGCAAGCCTCGAGCTAGATTTCTCAGTGGGCCTGTGTCTTTGTCTATCT gGTCAACACTGAAGCGATTGTGTCTCGGCAAAGAGCGTGGCAACA GGTCTGGAGCCGGGCCAGGGCCTTTCAATCAATCACAGCAGCCGCCTACCGGTGCCACACCTCCTTCTCATCAGCCAGTGATGGGGCTGGCCCAAGCTCAAGCcaataacagcaacaacaagACAGGCACATACACTGGCTCATCCATGAGTGCCAACGAAAACAACCTGCCTGAAGACTTGCAGCGGCTGATGGAGGACTGGGCCCAGGAGGTTCTCATCGTCACCCACAGGCCGCGCACCAACTCTCTGAGCATCAGTGGGCAGCAGCTTTGGAATCAGGTTGTGCCTCGAACACGTGGACAACTGGCTAGTGCTTCAGAT GTATCATGGACAGCTTCAGGTCCAGAGGCCTGCAGTCTTCCCGTGTCATGGCCCGATAGCCCCGGGTCAACAGTGATGACCGGCCCCTCCACAGGGCCAGGTTATCAGCTACACTCTCCTGCTGCGTTCAGGGCCTTGTCCTCATCTCTTTCTGTTAGCCAGTGGCCTGGGTTGCTCTTCCCCCTTCCTTCAGGAGTCTTTGCCTTTCCTGCTGTGCCCTCAGCCCAGGACGCCCACAGCCCCATTCCAGCTCCATCGTATCAGCCGCCCGACCCCAAAGCCAGGACTCTCTAA